GGATAAGAAATGCTAGTAATCAAAAACATAGTTATGTTCTCGTCAAAAAATCTAAATTCTTAGCAAGAATTCTTGATATATTAGTTCAGAATGGCTACATAGAATCCTATGAAGAAAGCGAGGATAACAAGTACTTCCTCAAGGTGAATTTAAAGTATTATGAGGGTAAGCCTGTGATAAGAGAGATAAAGGTTTTGAGTCATTTGTCAAGAAGAATTTATATTGGATACAGAGATATTAGTCCGTTTAAGAACAATCTGGGAATAGTGATCATTTCTACGCCTAAAGGTGTGATGACTACTACTGAAGCAAAGAAACTAAAAGTTGGTGGAATGTTAGTTTGTTCGGTTTGGTAGGAGGAGTTTATGTCAAGGGTTGGTAAAAAACCAGTTGAGATACCTAGTGACGTCAGTGTTTCAATTAATAACAATACTCTAATAGTCAAAGGAAAACTTGGAGAACTTAAGTTGGATATAAATCCTGTTGTTGATGTGAGAATAGACGGAAATAAGATTATTGTCTCTCCAAAAGCGGATACTAAGTTTGCTAGAGCTATGTGGGGGACTACCAGGGCGCTTATAAATAACATGGTTGTAGGTGTTTCAAAAGGTTATTCAAAGGTTTTACAACTCGTTGGTGTTGGATACAGGGCTAGGCTTGAAGGCAATAAACTAGTCTTGAATGTAGGGTATTCTCATCCTGTTGAGTTTGTGCCGCCGCAGGGTATAAAGTTTAATGTTGAGGAACAAGTAAAGATCACTGTCAGTGGATACGACAAAGCACTCGTAGGTCAAGTTTCGGCTAATATTAGAGCAATTAGAAAACCTGAACCTTACAAAGGTAAGGGTATAAGGTATGAAAATGAAGTTATAGTTCTCAAAGAAGGTAAGAAGACTAAGTAATGGAGGTGTAGGATGATAAACAAAGTTGCTTTGAAGAATGAAAGAAGAGATAGGAGAAAGAAGAGAGTTAGAAAGAATATATTTGGTCTTCCTAATATTCCTAGGGTCTCCATATTTAGGTCAAATAAGTATATCTACGCTCAAGCCATAGATGATGTTAATGGTAGGACACTTGTGAGTGTTTCTTCCATATCAAAGGAACTAGATAAGAAACTTGGTGATACGATTGAAGACGCAAAAGTTCTCGGTGGTCTTATGGCAAAGAAGCTCTTGGGTATTGGTATCAATAAAATTGTATTTGATAGGAACTTTTACAAGTATCACGGCGTTGTTAAAGCATTTGCGGACGCTATGAGAGAAGGAGGAATTCAGTTCTAGGAGGGTATTTATGGCAGAAGATAAGAATTTTAGAGAAAAGGTGTTGATGGTAAGAAGGGTTGCTAAAGTTGTAGAAGGTGGTAAGAGATTACACTTTAACGCACTCGTTGCAGTTGGTGATGGAGACTCTATGGTCGGTATCGGTTATTCAACTGCTAACGAACTTATAGATGCTGTTAGAAAAGCAATAAACAAAGCCAAGAAAAATATGTTTAAAGTCAAGTTTCAAGGAAAGAATAGAACCATACCGCACGAGGTTGAAATTTCATACAAATCCTGTAAATTGGTTATGAAACCTGCTGCTCCTGGAACTGGTGTTATTGCAGAGACAAACTTAAGAAGTATTCTTGAACTAGCAGGATACCACGATGTTGTTACAAAGATAATCGGCTCAACTAATCCAGTGTTGGTTTCAAAGATAGCGGTTATGGCTCTAAACTCACTTGAGACATACGAAGAAGTTGCCGCTAGAAGAGGTATCTCTGTTAGAGATATTTTTGAAAGTGTGAAAGGGGCGTAGGTGTTATCCAAATCAGTCTGTCGGATGACACCTTTTAAGGTAGGATTTAAGTTCTAGCACTGTTTTAAACAGTATTGGAGGTAGGCATTATGATTAGACTTAAAAGACCGAAATATGTTAAGAAGCCGGTAAGAAAGGGTATTGGTATAGGTTCA
This is a stretch of genomic DNA from Spirochaetota bacterium. It encodes these proteins:
- the rpsH gene encoding 30S ribosomal protein S8, whose amino-acid sequence is MGLIADTIGDALNRIRNASNQKHSYVLVKKSKFLARILDILVQNGYIESYEESEDNKYFLKVNLKYYEGKPVIREIKVLSHLSRRIYIGYRDISPFKNNLGIVIISTPKGVMTTTEAKKLKVGGMLVCSVW
- the rplF gene encoding 50S ribosomal protein L6 codes for the protein MSRVGKKPVEIPSDVSVSINNNTLIVKGKLGELKLDINPVVDVRIDGNKIIVSPKADTKFARAMWGTTRALINNMVVGVSKGYSKVLQLVGVGYRARLEGNKLVLNVGYSHPVEFVPPQGIKFNVEEQVKITVSGYDKALVGQVSANIRAIRKPEPYKGKGIRYENEVIVLKEGKKTK
- the rplR gene encoding 50S ribosomal protein L18 → MINKVALKNERRDRRKKRVRKNIFGLPNIPRVSIFRSNKYIYAQAIDDVNGRTLVSVSSISKELDKKLGDTIEDAKVLGGLMAKKLLGIGINKIVFDRNFYKYHGVVKAFADAMREGGIQF
- the rpsE gene encoding 30S ribosomal protein S5; this encodes MAEDKNFREKVLMVRRVAKVVEGGKRLHFNALVAVGDGDSMVGIGYSTANELIDAVRKAINKAKKNMFKVKFQGKNRTIPHEVEISYKSCKLVMKPAAPGTGVIAETNLRSILELAGYHDVVTKIIGSTNPVLVSKIAVMALNSLETYEEVAARRGISVRDIFESVKGA